From Acidimicrobiales bacterium, the proteins below share one genomic window:
- a CDS encoding acyl-CoA dehydrogenase family protein: protein MDFSFSADQRLFQEAVRDLLDKECPPDAVRDAWESDGPGRSESRWAQLADMGVLGLTTPEAFGGLGMDELDLVLLLEEAGRFCLPEPLVETVAVAAPLLADLSAGNGGAAASEWLPKIAAGDGVVTVGFERDVYVSEGATAELLLLERDGELHAVPWADAAVASQRSVDRARRIARVEWSPTPDTLLASGHEAAVALAAAFDRGVLGVSAMLLGVTQQLLDVTVEYATAREQFGQPIGGFQAVKHHLADTKLRLEFARPMVYRAAWTVAGRGGAVDARERATHVSMAKSYAAEAAAFAARTSLQVHGAIGYTFEYDLHLWMKRAWALAGQWGDAAWHRRRVAAAVL from the coding sequence ATGGACTTCTCGTTCTCTGCGGACCAGCGCCTGTTCCAGGAGGCCGTCCGCGACCTGCTCGACAAGGAGTGCCCGCCGGACGCAGTGCGTGACGCATGGGAGTCGGACGGCCCCGGCCGCTCGGAGTCCCGCTGGGCGCAGCTCGCCGACATGGGGGTGCTGGGCCTGACCACGCCAGAGGCCTTCGGCGGCCTCGGCATGGACGAGCTCGACCTCGTGCTGCTCCTGGAGGAGGCCGGGCGGTTCTGCCTGCCCGAGCCCCTCGTCGAGACGGTCGCCGTCGCCGCCCCGCTCCTGGCCGATCTCAGCGCGGGCAATGGCGGGGCCGCCGCGTCCGAGTGGCTGCCCAAGATCGCCGCCGGCGACGGCGTGGTCACGGTCGGCTTCGAGCGGGACGTCTACGTCTCCGAGGGCGCCACCGCCGAGCTGCTGCTGCTCGAGCGCGACGGTGAGCTGCACGCGGTGCCGTGGGCCGACGCCGCCGTGGCCTCTCAGCGCTCGGTCGACCGCGCCCGGCGCATCGCCCGCGTCGAGTGGTCGCCGACGCCCGACACCCTCCTGGCCTCGGGGCACGAAGCCGCCGTCGCCCTCGCCGCCGCCTTCGACCGTGGGGTCCTCGGCGTGTCGGCGATGCTGCTCGGGGTCACCCAGCAGCTGCTCGACGTCACCGTCGAGTACGCCACCGCCCGCGAGCAGTTCGGCCAGCCCATCGGCGGGTTCCAGGCCGTGAAGCACCACCTTGCCGACACCAAGCTGCGCCTCGAGTTCGCCCGTCCGATGGTCTATCGGGCGGCCTGGACGGTCGCCGGCCGCGGCGGTGCGGTCGACGCCCGAGAGCGGGCCACCCACGTGTCGATGGCGAAGTCCTACGCCGCCGAGGCGGCCGCGTTCGCCGCGAGGACGTCGCTCCAGGTGCACGGCGCCATCGGCTACACGTTCGAGTACGACCTCCACCTCTGGATGAAGCGGGCGTGGGCGCTCGCCGGCCAGTGGGGCGACGCCGCCTGGCACCGTCGCCGGGTCGCCGCCGCCGTTCTCTAG